In Verrucomicrobiota bacterium, a genomic segment contains:
- the pyrR gene encoding bifunctional pyr operon transcriptional regulator/uracil phosphoribosyltransferase PyrR → MDTSQPPSSEELAAAIQRLAIELAEAYPDPANLVIVGIARGGIELGKRLAKSIGERLKHELPYGIVDISFHRDDLSSNPVPNIMSFANLPFDVEGKTIILVDDVIFSGRSIRAALNEIFDQGRPAKVSLAVLVDRGGRALPINPDFTGLMVKANPNQHVKVVVNDNPDTPDTISIAT, encoded by the coding sequence ATGGATACATCCCAACCACCGTCCTCAGAGGAACTCGCCGCAGCGATTCAGAGGTTGGCAATAGAACTGGCAGAGGCCTATCCGGACCCGGCCAATCTGGTCATAGTAGGAATCGCGCGTGGAGGAATAGAACTCGGGAAACGTTTGGCAAAGAGTATTGGAGAACGACTCAAGCATGAGTTGCCATACGGCATCGTTGATATTTCTTTTCATCGAGATGACCTTTCTTCCAATCCGGTTCCTAATATCATGTCATTCGCCAATCTTCCGTTTGATGTGGAAGGGAAGACCATTATCCTGGTAGACGATGTCATATTTTCAGGCCGTAGCATTCGAGCAGCACTCAACGAAATTTTTGATCAAGGCCGACCCGCCAAAGTTTCCCTCGCTGTATTGGTTGACCGAGGTGGACGAGCACTGCCAATAAACCCCGACTTCACCGGACTAATGGTTAAGGCTAATCCCAATCAACATGTAAAAGTTGTGGTGAATGACAATCCTGACACACCTGACACAATTTCAATAGCTACCTAA